From a region of the Nitrospira sp. genome:
- a CDS encoding ABC transporter permease, with product MKIKHVSNIFQLGLKELRSLWHDKILAFFILASFSIMIYSAATASSRELHNAPIGIVDEDQSPLSARIISDFYGPYFKPPRVISMDEVDPGLDAGEYTFVLDIPPNFQRDVLAGKQPSIQVNIDATRMTQAFIGANYIQNIVTGEITEFVQRYRTGAVLPITLATRVKFNPNLNGIWFGGVMEIISQVTMLSIILTGAALIREREHGTLEHLLVMPLIPFEVMAAKVWANGLVVLVGAGLSLQFVVQGALGVPIAGSVPLFLFGAMLHLFSTTSMGILMATVARSMPQFGLLMILVVLPLQMLSGGITPRESMPEIVQTIMLAAPTTHFTALAQAILYRGAGVDVVWPQFAAIIGIGVAFFAAALVRFRASLAAQS from the coding sequence ATGAAGATAAAGCACGTATCCAATATCTTCCAACTGGGACTCAAAGAATTGCGCAGCCTGTGGCACGACAAGATCCTGGCCTTCTTCATCCTCGCGAGTTTCTCGATCATGATCTATTCCGCTGCGACGGCCTCATCCCGAGAACTGCATAACGCGCCGATCGGCATCGTCGACGAGGATCAGTCGCCGCTCTCGGCCCGCATCATCAGCGATTTTTATGGCCCCTATTTCAAGCCACCCCGGGTGATCTCGATGGATGAGGTCGACCCGGGCCTGGATGCCGGGGAATACACATTTGTCCTCGATATCCCTCCGAACTTTCAGAGAGACGTGCTCGCCGGAAAGCAGCCTTCGATCCAGGTCAACATCGATGCCACAAGGATGACGCAGGCCTTCATCGGGGCGAATTACATCCAAAACATTGTGACGGGGGAAATCACCGAGTTTGTCCAGCGCTATCGGACCGGGGCCGTGTTGCCGATTACGCTCGCGACGCGCGTCAAGTTCAATCCCAACCTGAACGGCATCTGGTTCGGCGGCGTGATGGAGATCATCAGCCAGGTGACCATGCTGTCGATCATCCTGACCGGCGCCGCCCTGATTCGTGAGCGCGAACACGGCACCCTCGAACACCTGCTGGTCATGCCGCTCATCCCTTTTGAGGTCATGGCGGCCAAGGTGTGGGCGAACGGCCTCGTGGTGCTTGTTGGTGCCGGGTTATCCCTGCAGTTCGTCGTGCAGGGCGCTTTGGGAGTTCCCATCGCCGGCTCCGTTCCCTTGTTCCTGTTCGGCGCGATGCTGCACCTGTTCTCCACGACCTCGATGGGCATCCTCATGGCCACGGTCGCCCGCTCCATGCCGCAGTTCGGACTGCTGATGATTCTCGTGGTCCTGCCGTTGCAAATGTTGTCTGGCGGGATCACGCCACGCGAGAGCATGCCGGAGATCGTGCAGACCATCATGCTGGCGGCGCCGACCACGCATTTTACGGCTCTAGCGCAGGCGATCCTGTACCGGGGTGCCGGCGTGGATGTGGTGTGGCCT
- the rbbA gene encoding ribosome-associated ATPase/putative transporter RbbA codes for MSESPPSVARVTGVTHRYGDTTALDAVTLDIPIGCMVGFIGPDGVGKSSLLALIAGAKKIQAGRVEVLGGDMTAVRHRNEVYPRIAYMPQGLGGNLYLTLSVFENVDFFGRLFGQNREEREWRITDLLRSTGLTPFRDRPAGKLSGGMKQKLGLCCSLIHDPDLLILDEPTTGVDPLSRRQFWDLVDRIRERRAGMSVLVATAYMDEAERFDWLVAMDEGKILATGSPAELKGRMNVRTLEEAFVSLLPEEKRRGHSAIAIPPRRTPEGPPAIEAQGLTMRFGNFTAVDHVSFRIERGEIFGFLGSNGCGKTTTMKMLTGLLPASDGVARLFDRPVNAQDLETRKRVGFMSQSFSLYGELTVRQNLELHARLFHLPPEKIPGRVAELTRRFTLEDYLDDLAEALPLGLRQRLSLAVAVVHQPEMLILDEPTSGVDPVARDGFWELLIELSRKDSVTIFISTHFMNEGERCDRISLMHAGRVLVSDTPEGLVRTRGAANLEEAFIGYLEEASGEATQKEVIEEAAETMPSAAGTSRADRDRAFSPMRLFAYAHREALELRRDPIRLTFALLGSVLLMFILGYGITMDVEDLRFAALDRDQTPQSRDYIQNLAGSRYFIERPFITDDAELDRRMRSAELSVAIEIPSGFGRDLKRGRQTEVGVWVDGASPFRGETIKGYVQGMHYQYLTDLARRTYGDQPQAGLADLEMRYRYNQDFKSLESMVPAVIPLLLVFIPALMTALGVVREKELGSITNLYVTPVTRLEFLLGKQLPYIVLSMISFFGLVALAVVAFKVPLKGSFATLMLAGVVYVIVTTGIGLLMSAFTRSQIGAVAGTAILTMMPTVQFSGLTDPVSSLEGIGAFIGQVWPATYFLIISRGTFTKGLDFWDLYGYLIALAVFIPVLTLLSLALLKKQGT; via the coding sequence ATGAGTGAATCGCCTCCATCAGTCGCTCGTGTCACCGGCGTCACCCATCGCTATGGGGACACGACTGCTCTTGATGCGGTGACCTTGGACATTCCGATCGGCTGCATGGTGGGGTTCATCGGTCCGGACGGGGTCGGCAAATCCAGTCTGTTGGCCCTGATTGCCGGCGCAAAGAAAATCCAGGCCGGCCGGGTCGAAGTCCTTGGCGGCGATATGACGGCCGTCCGGCATCGCAACGAGGTCTATCCGCGGATCGCCTACATGCCCCAAGGACTGGGAGGCAATCTCTATCTGACCCTATCGGTCTTCGAGAACGTGGATTTCTTCGGTCGCCTGTTCGGGCAGAACCGTGAGGAGCGGGAATGGCGGATCACAGACCTGCTGCGAAGCACGGGGTTGACGCCGTTTCGGGACCGTCCCGCGGGGAAGTTATCCGGCGGCATGAAACAGAAGCTGGGTCTATGTTGCTCGCTGATCCACGACCCAGATCTGTTGATTCTGGATGAACCGACCACCGGGGTTGATCCGTTGTCGCGCCGGCAGTTCTGGGACCTCGTCGACCGGATCCGGGAGCGGCGCGCGGGGATGAGCGTGCTCGTGGCCACCGCCTACATGGATGAGGCTGAGCGATTCGATTGGCTGGTGGCCATGGACGAGGGGAAGATCCTTGCGACAGGAAGTCCTGCGGAACTGAAGGGGCGCATGAACGTACGCACGTTGGAAGAGGCCTTTGTCTCATTGCTCCCTGAAGAGAAACGTCGGGGTCACAGCGCCATCGCGATCCCTCCTCGCCGGACACCCGAGGGTCCGCCGGCGATCGAGGCGCAAGGACTCACGATGCGGTTCGGCAATTTTACGGCGGTCGATCATGTGAGCTTTCGGATCGAACGCGGCGAGATATTCGGCTTCCTGGGCTCAAATGGCTGTGGCAAGACCACCACGATGAAGATGCTCACCGGCCTGCTGCCCGCGTCGGACGGAGTCGCCAGACTGTTCGACCGGCCGGTGAACGCACAGGACCTCGAGACACGCAAGCGTGTCGGCTTCATGTCTCAATCGTTTTCCCTCTATGGCGAACTCACGGTGCGGCAAAACCTGGAGCTGCATGCGCGGCTCTTCCATCTCCCACCGGAGAAGATCCCGGGGCGTGTGGCCGAGCTGACCAGACGGTTCACGCTGGAAGACTATCTGGATGACTTGGCGGAAGCGCTTCCGCTTGGGCTCCGCCAGCGTCTCTCCCTGGCGGTCGCCGTCGTCCATCAGCCGGAGATGTTGATCCTGGACGAGCCGACGTCCGGTGTCGACCCGGTGGCCCGCGATGGATTTTGGGAGCTTTTGATAGAGCTCTCCCGCAAGGACAGCGTGACGATCTTCATCTCCACCCATTTCATGAACGAGGGCGAACGTTGCGATCGCATCTCGCTGATGCACGCGGGACGTGTGTTGGTGAGCGATACCCCCGAAGGCTTGGTCCGTACCCGTGGCGCTGCGAACCTTGAAGAGGCCTTCATCGGGTACCTCGAAGAGGCAAGCGGAGAGGCGACCCAGAAGGAGGTCATTGAGGAAGCCGCCGAGACAATGCCTTCCGCAGCGGGAACCTCAAGGGCTGATCGTGACAGAGCGTTCAGCCCCATGCGGCTGTTCGCCTATGCCCACCGCGAAGCCCTGGAGCTGAGACGGGATCCAATTCGGCTCACGTTCGCGCTGCTGGGCTCGGTGCTGCTGATGTTCATTCTCGGGTACGGCATTACCATGGACGTGGAAGACCTGCGCTTCGCCGCCCTGGACCGCGATCAAACCCCGCAGAGCCGGGACTACATTCAAAATCTCGCCGGCTCACGCTACTTCATCGAGCGTCCGTTCATCACCGATGATGCGGAACTGGACCGGCGGATGCGCAGCGCCGAGTTGAGCGTGGCGATCGAGATCCCTTCGGGTTTCGGCCGGGATTTGAAGCGAGGACGCCAGACCGAAGTCGGCGTGTGGGTCGACGGCGCCAGTCCGTTCCGGGGCGAGACCATCAAGGGGTACGTGCAGGGCATGCACTACCAGTACCTCACCGACCTGGCTCGCCGCACCTACGGCGATCAGCCACAGGCCGGTCTCGCCGATCTCGAGATGCGCTACCGGTACAACCAGGACTTCAAGAGTCTGGAATCGATGGTCCCGGCGGTGATCCCGCTGTTATTGGTCTTCATTCCGGCTCTCATGACGGCCCTCGGCGTGGTGCGGGAGAAAGAGCTCGGCTCCATCACGAATCTGTACGTGACGCCGGTCACACGCCTGGAGTTCCTGCTGGGGAAACAACTACCGTACATTGTCCTCAGCATGATCAGCTTCTTCGGTCTCGTCGCGCTGGCCGTGGTCGCGTTCAAGGTTCCCCTCAAGGGCAGCTTTGCCACCCTGATGTTGGCAGGAGTGGTGTATGTGATCGTCACGACGGGAATCGGCTTGCTGATGTCCGCGTTCACCCGTAGCCAGATCGGTGCAGTAGCCGGGACAGCGATCTTGACCATGATGCCGACGGTCCAGTTTTCTGGGTTGACCGATCCGGTTTCCTCGCTGGAGGGGATCGGCGCGTTCATCGGGCAAGTCTGGCCCGCGACCTATTTCCTCATTATTAGTCGTGGGACCTTTACCAAGGGCCTAGACTTCTGGGATCTCTATGGGTACCTGATTGCCTTGGCGGTGTTCATCCCGGTACTGACTCTGCTCAGCTTGGCATTGCTGAAAAAACAGGGCACATGA
- a CDS encoding HlyD family efflux transporter periplasmic adaptor subunit, translating into MPTSKIARPTLMLGVLLLIVAGASVWWFYFRVPPLVGFGSGNGRLEVQEIDVATKFPGRIAEVLVDEGDSVQVGQVVVRMDTSSLNAQVREAEAQVQRAKQGQVTAKALIAQRRSEALLAERDLERARALYVNANISAKDYDRARSTMDTAKAAITQAEAQSAEADAAIAATLAQKERIQVDLKDSVLIASRSGRVQFRLAEPGEVLAAGGKVLTLIDPTDVYMTIFLPAAEAGKVSLGAEARIVLDAAPGLVIPAAVSFVADKAQFTPKEVETRTEREKLMFRIKVKIDPELVKGHEAQVKPGLPGVAYVRLDKAVQWPSSLQAKLMP; encoded by the coding sequence ATGCCGACCTCAAAGATCGCTCGTCCCACTCTCATGCTAGGTGTGCTTCTGTTGATTGTGGCAGGAGCGTCCGTCTGGTGGTTTTATTTTCGAGTTCCACCGCTCGTGGGATTCGGCAGCGGCAACGGACGGCTTGAGGTGCAAGAGATCGACGTGGCCACCAAATTCCCAGGCCGTATTGCGGAGGTGTTGGTCGATGAGGGCGATAGCGTCCAAGTCGGACAGGTCGTCGTCCGCATGGATACGAGTTCGTTGAACGCACAAGTGCGAGAAGCGGAGGCGCAGGTCCAGCGTGCCAAACAGGGCCAAGTCACGGCCAAGGCATTGATCGCGCAACGGCGGAGCGAAGCCTTATTAGCCGAACGGGATTTGGAGCGGGCTCGTGCTCTCTACGTCAACGCCAATATCTCCGCGAAAGACTACGATCGCGCCCGGTCCACGATGGACACGGCGAAGGCCGCGATCACACAGGCTGAAGCTCAATCGGCGGAAGCGGACGCGGCGATCGCGGCGACCCTCGCGCAAAAAGAACGGATTCAGGTCGATCTCAAGGATAGCGTGCTGATTGCGTCTCGCAGCGGCAGGGTACAGTTTCGGTTGGCGGAACCAGGCGAAGTGTTGGCAGCAGGAGGAAAGGTCCTGACGCTCATTGATCCGACCGATGTGTACATGACAATCTTCCTGCCCGCGGCCGAAGCGGGGAAAGTCTCGCTGGGGGCGGAGGCGCGGATCGTACTCGATGCGGCGCCGGGTCTCGTCATCCCGGCCGCAGTCTCGTTTGTCGCTGACAAGGCGCAGTTCACGCCTAAAGAAGTGGAAACCAGGACGGAACGCGAGAAACTCATGTTTCGAATCAAGGTCAAAATCGATCCCGAGCTGGTCAAAGGACATGAGGCCCAGGTCAAACCTGGTCTCCCGGGCGTGGCGTACGTCCGACTCGATAAGGCTGTTCAGTGGCCCTCATCTCTTCAAGCCAAACTCATGCCATGA